A region from the Riemerella anatipestifer genome encodes:
- a CDS encoding YdeI/OmpD-associated family protein: protein METINFTAEIIQHGTDNAGYVVFPFSTEELFGKKGQVKVKVLFDNKVPYRGSLAKMGKSYHFLILTKEIRASLNKTFGDTVEVSLQQDLEERVVVIPEEVLTIFNAYPEVKLAYDKVSYTRKKELMLWITSAKKEETKERRKQQLTSIILEETKNK from the coding sequence ATGGAAACTATTAACTTCACCGCAGAAATTATCCAACACGGAACAGACAATGCTGGCTATGTTGTCTTCCCTTTTTCCACCGAGGAACTTTTTGGAAAGAAAGGGCAAGTAAAGGTAAAAGTGCTATTTGACAATAAAGTGCCATACCGAGGAAGTCTTGCTAAAATGGGCAAATCCTACCATTTTTTAATTTTAACTAAAGAAATTAGAGCATCATTAAATAAAACCTTTGGAGACACTGTAGAGGTAAGCCTTCAGCAAGATTTAGAGGAACGAGTTGTTGTTATACCAGAGGAAGTATTAACTATATTTAATGCTTATCCTGAAGTAAAATTAGCTTATGACAAGGTGTCGTACACTCGAAAAAAAGAGCTAATGCTATGGATTACTTCTGCCAAAAAAGAAGAAACTAAAGAAAGAAGAAAACAGCAACTAACTTCTATTATTTTAGAGGAAACCAAAAATAAATAG
- a CDS encoding DNA alkylation repair protein yields MILQEIKQALKDLSDKQRATFSLKYFKANKGEYAERDLFIGVTVPDQRQVAKAFWQTVSLEDIKQLLQSKIHEHRLTALLMLVLKFEKTSSKRKELIDFYLSNLEGVNNWDLVDTSAYKLLGRYCFDNDAEYLLDSLANSKNLWHNRIAVVSMLYYIRKKQYSLPQKLILKHLNHPHDLMHKANGWMLRELGKRNEEVLLEFLKQHYTAMPRTTLRYAIEKLDEPLRQDFLKGNI; encoded by the coding sequence ATGATTTTACAAGAAATTAAACAAGCCCTCAAAGATTTATCCGACAAGCAAAGAGCTACATTTAGTCTTAAATATTTTAAAGCTAATAAAGGAGAATATGCCGAGAGAGACCTATTTATTGGTGTTACCGTACCAGACCAAAGGCAAGTTGCAAAAGCTTTTTGGCAAACAGTTTCTTTGGAAGATATTAAGCAACTCCTACAGTCAAAAATACATGAACATAGATTGACTGCACTGCTTATGCTCGTGTTAAAATTTGAAAAAACATCTTCAAAACGAAAAGAGTTGATAGATTTTTATTTATCAAACCTTGAAGGCGTTAATAATTGGGATTTGGTAGATACTTCCGCTTATAAACTTTTGGGCAGATATTGTTTTGATAACGATGCTGAATATCTTTTAGACAGTCTAGCTAATTCTAAAAATCTGTGGCATAATAGAATTGCAGTAGTATCAATGCTTTATTACATACGAAAAAAGCAGTATTCTCTCCCTCAAAAACTCATCTTGAAACACCTTAACCACCCTCACGACTTAATGCATAAAGCTAATGGCTGGATGTTAAGAGAACTAGGCAAAAGAAATGAAGAAGTATTATTAGAGTTCCTCAAACAGCATTATACCGCTATGCCAAGAACTACTCTAAGATATGCCATAGAAAAACTAGATGAACCTCTAAGACAAGATTTTCTAAAAGGAAATATTTAA